From Scatophagus argus isolate fScaArg1 chromosome 2, fScaArg1.pri, whole genome shotgun sequence, a single genomic window includes:
- the acsl1a gene encoding long-chain-fatty-acid--CoA ligase 1a isoform X1, which translates to MQAQEVLRHLRIPELDDLRQYVRGLPTNALMGMGAFAAITTYWFASRPKALKAPCDLSMQSLEIPGGEHARRSMLNDSNEPLAYYYSDARTMYEVFLRGLRVSNDGPCLGSRKPNQPYEWQSYREVADRAEHIGSALLHRGHSHTGDKFVGIFSQNRPEWTISELACYTYSLVAVPLYDTLGTEAISYIIDKASISTVICDVPEKARMMLDCVSGKGRTIKTIVLMEAFDAELVTRGQECGIEIMSLKEFEALGKANHQKPLPPTPEDLAIICFTSGTTGNPKGAMLTHGSVISNTAAFIKVTEIHCMLDLHDIHVSYLPLAHMFERVVQGVILIHGARIGYFQGDIRLLMDDLKTLKPTVFPVVPRLLNRMFDKVFSQANTPLKKWLLDFAFRRKEAELKNGVVRKDSMWDKLIFKKVQASLGGRVRLMITGAAPVSPTILTFLRAALGCQFYEGYGQTECTAGCTMSLPGDWSAGHVGPPLPCNAVKLVDVPEMNYFAANGEGEVCVKGPNVFQGYLKDPEKTAEAIDQDGWLHTGDIGKWLPNGTLKITDRKKHIFKLAQGEYIAPEKIETIYNLSDPVAQIFVHGDSLQACLVGIVVPDPDFLPIWIKKKGFEGSYSELCKNNNVKNAILEDILRLGKDAGLKSFEQVRDIALHPELFSVQNGLLTPTLKAKRNELRSHFREQIDELYAKIKM; encoded by the exons GGTGGAGAACATGCGAGGAGGTCTATGCTGAATGACAGCAACGAGCCACTTGCGTATTACTACAGCGATGCACGCACAATGTATGAGGTGTTCCTACGAGGGCTCAGAGTGTCAA atgATGGACCTTGTCTCGGGTCGAGGAAACCGAACCAGCCGTATGAGTGGCAGTCTTATAGAGAG GTGGCAGACAGAGCGGAGCACATTGGCTCAGCTCTCCTTCACAGAGGACATTCTCATACGGGGGACAAGTTTGTCGGTATTTTTTCCCAGAACAGACCAGAG tggACCATTTCAGAGCTGGCCTGTTACACATACTCGTTGGTGGCTGTCCCACTGTATGACACACTCGGCACAGAGGCCATCAGCTACATTATCGACAAAG CTTCCATTTCAACAGTGATCTGCGACGTACCCGAAAAGGCTCGGATGATGCTGGACTGCGTCAGTGGAAAAGGGCGGACGATAAAGACGATTGTCCTCATGGAGGCGTTTGATGCTGAACTGGTGACACGTGGACAGGAGTGTGGCATTGAGATTATGAGTTTGAAGGAGTTTGAG GCCTTGGGGAAAGCCAACCACCAGAAACCTTTG CCCCCTACACCAGAGGACCTCGCAATTATCTGCTTTACATCAGGAACCACGG GAAACCCAAAAGGCGCAATGCTAACTCATGGAAGTGTGATCTCCAATACTGCAGCTTTCATTAAAGTAACCgag ATACACTGCATGCTGGACCTCCATGACATTCATGTGTCCTACCTCCCCCTAGCTCACATGTTTGAGAGGGTTGTACAG GGCGTCATCCTCATCCATGGGGCTCGAATTGGCTATTTCCAAGGAGACATTCGACTTTTGATGGATgatttgaaaacactgaagcCAACAGTCTTCCCTGTGGTCCCACGTCTCCTCAACCGCATGTTTGATAAG GTTTTTAGTCAAGCCAACACACCGCTGAAGAAATGGCTGCTTGATTTTGCTTTCAGGAGGAAGGAGGCAGAGCTTAAAAATGGTGTGGTTAGAAAGGACAGCATGTGGGACAAACTAATCTTCAAAAAAGTACAG GCGAGCCTGGGCGGCCGTGTGAGACTCATGATCACAGGAGCAGCTCCAGTGTCTCCAACCATCCTGACGTTCCTACGAGCTGCACTGGGCTGTCAG TTTTATGAAGGCTACGGTCAGACTGAATGCACAGCCGGGTGCACCATGTCCCTTCCCGGGGACTGGAGTGCAG GTCACGTCGGGCCTCCTTTGCCCTGCAATGCTGTCAAACTGGTGGATGTGCCAGAAATGAACTACTTTGCAGCCAATGGAGAAGGAGAG GTGTGTGTCAAAGGACCAAATGTTTTCCAGGGATACCTGAAAGATcctgagaaaacagcagaggcaATCGACCAGGACGGGTGGCTCCACACAGGAGACATTGGAAAATGGCTTCCT AACGGTACCCTGAAGATCACTGACAGAAAGAAGCACATTTTCAAGCTGGCACAAGGAGAATACATCGCCCCTGAGAAAATAGAAACCATCTATAACCTCAGTGATCCAGTGGCACAGATATTTGTTCATGGCGACAGCTTACAG GCGTGCCTGGTGGGGATAGTGGTACCTGACCCTGACTTTTTACCTATTTGGATCAAGAAAAAAGGGTTTGAAGGATCCTACTCTGAACTGTGCAAAAACAAT AATGTGAAGAATGCCATTCTGGAGGACATCCTGAGGTTGGGCAAAGACGCAGGACTCAAGTCTTTTGAGCAG gtgAGAGATATCGCATTACATCCTGAGTTGTTTTCCGTCCAGAACGGCCTGCTGACACCCACCCTGAAGGCCAAGAGGAATGAGCTTCGGAGCCACTTCAGAGAGCAAATTGATGAACTCTATGCCAAAATTAAGATGTAA
- the acsl1a gene encoding long-chain-fatty-acid--CoA ligase 1a isoform X2 encodes MQAQEVLRHLRIPELDDLRQYVRGLPTNALMGMGAFAAITTYWFASRPKALKAPCDLSMQSLEIPGGEHARRSMLNDSNEPLAYYYSDARTMYEVFLRGLRVSNDGPCLGSRKPNQPYEWQSYREVADRAEHIGSALLHRGHSHTGDKFVGIFSQNRPEWTISELACYTYSLVAVPLYDTLGTEAISYIIDKASISTVICDVPEKARMMLDCVSGKGRTIKTIVLMEAFDAELVTRGQECGIEIMSLKEFEALGKANHQKPLPPTPEDLAIICFTSGTTGNPKGAMLTHGSVISNTAAFIKVTEGKLKPNTKDVLISFLPLAHMFERVVEGVILIHGARIGYFQGDIRLLMDDLKTLKPTVFPVVPRLLNRMFDKVFSQANTPLKKWLLDFAFRRKEAELKNGVVRKDSMWDKLIFKKVQASLGGRVRLMITGAAPVSPTILTFLRAALGCQFYEGYGQTECTAGCTMSLPGDWSAGHVGPPLPCNAVKLVDVPEMNYFAANGEGEVCVKGPNVFQGYLKDPEKTAEAIDQDGWLHTGDIGKWLPNGTLKITDRKKHIFKLAQGEYIAPEKIETIYNLSDPVAQIFVHGDSLQACLVGIVVPDPDFLPIWIKKKGFEGSYSELCKNNNVKNAILEDILRLGKDAGLKSFEQVRDIALHPELFSVQNGLLTPTLKAKRNELRSHFREQIDELYAKIKM; translated from the exons GGTGGAGAACATGCGAGGAGGTCTATGCTGAATGACAGCAACGAGCCACTTGCGTATTACTACAGCGATGCACGCACAATGTATGAGGTGTTCCTACGAGGGCTCAGAGTGTCAA atgATGGACCTTGTCTCGGGTCGAGGAAACCGAACCAGCCGTATGAGTGGCAGTCTTATAGAGAG GTGGCAGACAGAGCGGAGCACATTGGCTCAGCTCTCCTTCACAGAGGACATTCTCATACGGGGGACAAGTTTGTCGGTATTTTTTCCCAGAACAGACCAGAG tggACCATTTCAGAGCTGGCCTGTTACACATACTCGTTGGTGGCTGTCCCACTGTATGACACACTCGGCACAGAGGCCATCAGCTACATTATCGACAAAG CTTCCATTTCAACAGTGATCTGCGACGTACCCGAAAAGGCTCGGATGATGCTGGACTGCGTCAGTGGAAAAGGGCGGACGATAAAGACGATTGTCCTCATGGAGGCGTTTGATGCTGAACTGGTGACACGTGGACAGGAGTGTGGCATTGAGATTATGAGTTTGAAGGAGTTTGAG GCCTTGGGGAAAGCCAACCACCAGAAACCTTTG CCCCCTACACCAGAGGACCTCGCAATTATCTGCTTTACATCAGGAACCACGG GAAACCCAAAAGGCGCAATGCTAACTCATGGAAGTGTGATCTCCAATACTGCAGCTTTCATTAAAGTAACCgag GGCAAACTGAAGCCCAACACTAAAGATGTGCTCATCTCCTTTCTCCCTTTGGCCCACATGTTTGAGAGGGTGGTGGAG GGCGTCATCCTCATCCATGGGGCTCGAATTGGCTATTTCCAAGGAGACATTCGACTTTTGATGGATgatttgaaaacactgaagcCAACAGTCTTCCCTGTGGTCCCACGTCTCCTCAACCGCATGTTTGATAAG GTTTTTAGTCAAGCCAACACACCGCTGAAGAAATGGCTGCTTGATTTTGCTTTCAGGAGGAAGGAGGCAGAGCTTAAAAATGGTGTGGTTAGAAAGGACAGCATGTGGGACAAACTAATCTTCAAAAAAGTACAG GCGAGCCTGGGCGGCCGTGTGAGACTCATGATCACAGGAGCAGCTCCAGTGTCTCCAACCATCCTGACGTTCCTACGAGCTGCACTGGGCTGTCAG TTTTATGAAGGCTACGGTCAGACTGAATGCACAGCCGGGTGCACCATGTCCCTTCCCGGGGACTGGAGTGCAG GTCACGTCGGGCCTCCTTTGCCCTGCAATGCTGTCAAACTGGTGGATGTGCCAGAAATGAACTACTTTGCAGCCAATGGAGAAGGAGAG GTGTGTGTCAAAGGACCAAATGTTTTCCAGGGATACCTGAAAGATcctgagaaaacagcagaggcaATCGACCAGGACGGGTGGCTCCACACAGGAGACATTGGAAAATGGCTTCCT AACGGTACCCTGAAGATCACTGACAGAAAGAAGCACATTTTCAAGCTGGCACAAGGAGAATACATCGCCCCTGAGAAAATAGAAACCATCTATAACCTCAGTGATCCAGTGGCACAGATATTTGTTCATGGCGACAGCTTACAG GCGTGCCTGGTGGGGATAGTGGTACCTGACCCTGACTTTTTACCTATTTGGATCAAGAAAAAAGGGTTTGAAGGATCCTACTCTGAACTGTGCAAAAACAAT AATGTGAAGAATGCCATTCTGGAGGACATCCTGAGGTTGGGCAAAGACGCAGGACTCAAGTCTTTTGAGCAG gtgAGAGATATCGCATTACATCCTGAGTTGTTTTCCGTCCAGAACGGCCTGCTGACACCCACCCTGAAGGCCAAGAGGAATGAGCTTCGGAGCCACTTCAGAGAGCAAATTGATGAACTCTATGCCAAAATTAAGATGTAA